AAAGGTGAAGTTATTGATCCTAGTAAAACAAGTGTTTTAGAAAAGAAAAGTAGTAGTGTAATGAATCAGTAATTATTGATTTTACATTATTTTAAAAACAAAACAGCCTTGAGAAATCAAGGCTGTTTTTAGTTTAATAAGTCTTTTAAGTAAAACTCGTAGAGAAATGGTTTCCCTTGACGTTCAACACGCATGGTTATTTTTTTTCCGTCTGGACCTTTAAATAATTGAATAACTTCTTGAAGCGTATATTTTTCAACGTCAGAGCCATTAACTTCCAAAATAACATCTCCTAATTGTAACCCAATTAATTGCGCTGGACTATTAGGTCTAATATTGACGATTTAAAAAGCCGGAACCGTAACTAACCGAAAATCATTTTGTGGATTTACATTTGTAATGTAATTGGTAGCTGCCGGTGTCTGCTCGTAAACAAGTCTACCGTTTTCTAATTTATAATTATAATTTTTAATTAGTCTTACACCATGATGCTCAATATCTATACCACTTTTATTGTAACTAAAGGCTTTATTAAAATTGGCATTTTTCTTTAATATTAAGTAAGATTCTTTATAGTTGAAAGTAACATGAAAACGCTTTAAAACTTCGGCTCCAATAGTGCCATTTCTATCTTTAATTTTTTTAAGCGTTTCAATAGATTCTCCTGTTGGAAAAGCCACTAATGATTCATTCAAAATAAACGAATTAATGGTTAAAGCTTCCACTTTGGACCGTTTCCCATAAAGTCCACCACTTAAACCATAGCCTAGAAAATCCTGAAAATAATTATCTGTCGAAACTATATCTTTGGAGGCGTCTTCAAACAACCAGAGCGCATCACTAGCTCCTGTATCCAATAACATTTTTACCGGAATTTGTTTATTTTCTATAGTCACTTCGGCAATAATATATGGTTTCGAGTTATGAAACTTTAATGGAATTTTTTCGCATTTTCGACATAAGTCACCGTCTTGCCTTTTCGGTTTTGATAACTTAATATATTTTGAACGGTAATTAATATCCACCACAAAATCTTTGAACACATCATAACCAATAATGCCATGAATAGGAACGCCCAATTTTGGCGTGTAATCCATACTTCCATTATAAATTGCAAAAATGGTTTGATGGTGTTTAACAGCTTTTCCGATTTCAATTTTGTTTTGAGTCGACTTTACAGCTTCAACCACCAAACCATCTCCTAAACCCTTTAAAAAAAAAGATTCTTTATTTTCGGAATTTAAAACTTCCAAACCGTTCAGGTTATCAAATAAAATAGGTTTTGTAACCCCACTATCTAAAATAAAAGACAATGTCATATTGTTTACAACGATAGGTATAACAATAAGATTATTAATTAATTGAAAGTGAATTTTATCAGAAGTTTTACCATCAATAAATTGAAACGCTTGCTCCTCCGATTGTAAATTAAAACCGACCAAAAGCGTTAAAACAACGAAAATAAATTTAGTACGTTTCATCTGTTATATGTGAAAGACGGTATAAATTACAACAAATTCCCGATTAATCTATAATTACAACCTTGTTTTAACAATTAAATCAATATAATTTTCAGAACTTTACGCTTTTAATACTATAAGCTCATGCCAAAAATATCTCAAAAAGGCGCATTAATGCCACAATCGCCAATAAGAAAACTAGTTCCTTTTGCTGAAGCAGCATACAAGAAAGGAAAAACAGTATATCATTTAAATATTGGTCAACCAGACATAAAAACACCTGAAGTAGCTCTGGATGCTGTTAAAATTAATTCATTAGAAATTTTAGCCTACACCAGATCTGAAGGATCGGACGAATACAGAAACAAAATTGCGAACTATTATAGCAAACATGATATAAACGTAGCCAAAGAAGATATTATTGTTACCACTGGTGGTAGTGAAGCTTTACTATTTGCTTTTGGTAGCATTATGGATGTGGATGATGAAGTTATTATTCCTGAACCGTTTTATGCTAATTACAATGGATTTTCAACAGCTTCTGGGGTAAATATTGTTCCCGTAATTTCTAAAATAGAAGATAATTTTGCCTTACCTCCTATTGAAGCCTTTGAAAAACTTATTACGCCAAAAACAAAAGCTATCTTAATATGTAATCCAGGAAATCCTACGGGTTACTTGTACACCAAAGAAGAAATAAAAAAATTAGCAGAAATTGTTATTAAACATGATTTATTCCTAATAGCGGATGAAGTCTATCGCGAGTTCGCTTATGATGGTATTACCCATTATTCCATTATGCAGGAAGACAATTTAAAAGATCATGCCATTATGATTGATTCAGTTTCTAAACGCTACAGTATGTGTGGTGCACGAATTGGATGCTTGGTTTCCAAAAATAACGATGTAATAGCTACGGCTTTAAAATTTGCTCAAGCCCGTTTAAGTCCTCCTACGCTTGCCCAAATTGCTAGTGAAGCCGCTTTAGAAACTCCACAAAGTTATTTTGACGAGGTAAAAACAGAATACGTGTCGCGACGTGATATTTTAATTGCTGAATTAGAAAAAATTGATGGTGTAAAAGTTGCCAAACCAAAAGGTGCTTTTTATTGTATTGTAGAATTGCCTGTTAAAAATTCTGATGCTTTTGCTCAATGGTTATTAGAAGATTTTGAAATAGATGGCGAAACTATTATGGTTGCCCCAGCTGCAGGATTTTATTCAACACCAGGAGTTGGATTAAACCAAATTCGTATTGCTTATGTATTAAACAAAGAAAGTTTAGTTAAAGCCGTACGTATTTTAAAAGAAGCCTTAAAAGTTTATAAAGATTAGTGCAAATATCACATAACATATCCTTAAAACCGTTCAACACCTTTGGACTAGATGCAACAGCCAAACACTTTGTATCTGTAAATACCATTGCAGAATTACAAAGTGTTTTAGCCTTGCCTAACTATCCTGAAAAATTTATTTTAGGAGGCGGCAGCAATATGCTTCTTACAAAAAACATGGATGCTTTGGTTATTCACGTAAATTTGAAAGGCATTACAGTAGTTTCAGAAAATGAAAATTCGGTAACAATAAAAGCCAATGCGGGCGAAAATTGGCACGAATTTGTTTTATGGTGCTTGGATCATGATTTTGGTGGATTGGAAAACTTATCGCTCATTCCAGGAAATGTAGGAACAGCGCCAATTCAAAATATTGGTGCTTATGGCATTGAATTAAAGGATAGTTTTGTGTCTTGTGATGCTCTAGAAATGGCGTCAAGCAAAATTAAAACCTTCAATAAAGCCGATTGCCAGTTCGATTATAGAAACTCTATTTTCAAACAAGAAGCGAAAGGACAATTTGTTATCTGTAATGTAACCTTTCAGCTAACAAAAAATGCACATAAATTACATACAAACTACGGTGCCATTTCCAGTCAATTATCTGAAATGGGAATTAAAAATCCAACCATTCAAGATATTTCTAAAGCCGTTATTGCCATCAGGCAAAGTAAATTACCAGATCCCAAAGTAATTGGAAATAGCGGAAGCTTTTTTAAAAACCCAATTGTCTCCACCAAATTTTATCAGGCTTTAAAATTGCAATTTCCAGATGCTCCAGGGTATGTTATTTCAGATGTAGAAGTTAAAGTTCCTGCAGGTTGGCTAATAGAAAAAGCAGGGTTTAAAGGCAAACGCTTTGGTGATTATGGAGTGCATAAAAAACAAGCACTTGTATTGGTTAACTATGGTAATGCCAATGGTTCAGATATTCTTAAATTAGCCAAATTAATTCAAACCACCATCCATCGCTTATTCAATATTGAAATTGAAGCTGAAGTAAATATTATTTAATTGATTAGAATTATATAACTTTAACTTTTCTTACGAATTTAAGAAATGAGAACTAACGACAACCAAAAATAAATTTTGAGTACACCTATAGAAGACGAAATCGTTGGCTTATTAAAAAAAGGCGACAAAAGAGCCATTTCATTATTATATGAAAATTATGGCGACGCCCTTTTTGGTGTCATTTCCAAAGTGCTTACAGATTCAGATTTGGCGCAAGACGCGCTACAAGAAACGTTTATTAAAGTTTGGAAAAAAGCAAAAACATACGATTCTAAAAAAGCCAAACTTTTTACTTGGCTTTATAGAATTGCCTACAACACAGCCATTGACAAAGTCCGCTCGTACAATAATAAAGCGAGTAAGGAAATCCAAATAGACGCTTCGGACGTATATACATTAACAGGTGATAGTTTAAATCAAGATGTGCTGGACATACAAAAGCACTTAAGTTCTATAGATGAAAAATATCAAATTGTTATAAATGCGCTCTTTTTTGAGGGCATGACGCAACAAGAAGCTAGTGACGAGTTGGAAATTCCACTTGGCACTATAAAATCGAGATTAAAAATTGGACTTCGTGAACTTAAAAAAATTTACGATCCAGAAATAAAATAGTCATGAATGATAAAATAACTACATTTTTAAATTCTGACCTACTAGAAAAATATCTAATAGGCCAAACGACTTCAGTGGAAACAGAAACCGTAGAATCCTATATTTCTAAATATCCTGAAGTAGAACAAGCTTACAATACCATGCAAAACCAATTAGAATTGGTAGCGCAAAGTCAAGCTATTGAAGCACCAAAAGCTATTCTGAATTCTATTTTGAATACTTTGGATGAAGAAACACCAGTTATCCCACTTAATAAACCAAGAACACGTAAAAAATGGTTTCAATTAAGTATTGCGGCTAGTGTTATTGCCATTATGTTTGCAAGCACGACCTATATTTTCTTTCAGCAAAATCAGCTGTTAAAAATTGAGAACCAGAAAATTGCGGATGAAATTTATGATAGATTGGATGATTTAGATCAGAAAAACATGCGTTTAGATGAAATAATGCGTCAAATGAAACAATTAAACAATCCAGAAACTGAAAAATATATTATAAACGGTAATAATCGTGCTAAAAACTTAAAAACAGTTGCTTACATAAATCCCAAAGAAAAAACGTCTATGATAGATGTGGTTTCTTTACCACAATTACCCGAAGAACAATGTTATCAAATTTGGGCGGAACTGGAAGACAAAATGGTTAATTTAGGTATATTAAATGAAGGTGACAGACAATTAAAATCTATTCCATATACCGAAGATGCTTTAGCTTTAAGTATTACCATAGAACAAAGAGGTAGTAAATTAAGCGCTACAAAGGAAAATTCGGTTGCAGAAATTACCCTGAATAAATAAGCAATATTACAACTTAAAATAGACCTCGGTTTTCTTTGAAAATCGAGGTCTGTTTATTTCTAAAAACCGTATCTTTGCAAAAACAAATTTTATGAAACTTTTTTTAATAACATTAGCATTATTAGGAATTGCTGTTGCAGGAATTGCCATTAAATTATGGGCAAAAAAAGACGGGAAATTTGCAGGCACTTGCGCTAGCCAAAATCCTATGATAAACACAACAGGTGAATCTTGTGGATTCTGCGGTAAGACACCAGACCAATTTGAGAACTGTAACGAACCTCAACACTCGTAAACTTAATGCTCGTATTAGATGTTCTCTACTATGTTTTTATAATAGTAGCGTGTTTTCAGGTTTGTTACTTTCTCTTTTTTTTTAGTCCCTTTGCATTTCAAAAAGAAAGCATCCCATCTACTAAAAACATTCCGATTTCGGTTATAATCTGCGCTAAAAACGAAGCCGAAAATCTCAAGAAATTTCTTCCAACCGTCATTGCTCAAAACTATTCAAATTTTGAAATTGTTTTAATTAATGATGCTTCCTATGATAACACTTTGGAAGTCATGGAAGCCTTTGCTGAAAAACATTCAAACATAAAAATTGTAGACGTTAAAAATAATGAAGCATTTTGGGCTAACAAAAAATATGCGTTAACACTAGGGATTAAATCTGCTAAAAACAATCATTTATTATTTACCGACGCCGATTGTAAGCCTGTTTCCAATAATTGGATTTCACAAATGAGTGCACATTTCAGTGCAGAGAAATCCATAGTTTTAGGTTATGGTGGTTATTATAAAATAAAAAACTCTTTTCTTAATAAAATCATCCGATTTGAAACCCTGCTCACAGCAATTCAGTACCTATCATTTGCCAGAATGGGTTTACCATACATGGGAGTCGGTAGGAATTTAGCATATACAAAAGATGACTTCTTTAAAGCAAGTGGCTTTATGAAGCACATGTACATACGTTCTGGTGATGATGATTTATTTATAAATGAAATAGCAACAGCAACTAATACAAGTGTTTGTGTATCCAAAGAAAGCTTTACGATGTCCAATCCAAAAACAACGTTTAAATCTTGGGTAACCCAAAAAAAAAGGCATATTACAACTGCCAGCCACTATAAAACGAGCCACATAGCAGTGTTAGCTTCCTTTTATGCATCTCAATTATTATTTTGGGTTTCTGGCATTGTACTTTTAAGCTTTTTATTTAATTGGGAAGTGGTTTTGGTATTCATAGGCTTGCGTTTTATGAGTCAATTAGTTATCGTGTCGTTTATATCAAAAAAATTAGACGAACAAGATTTAATGCCATTTCTACCTTTTTTAGAATTCTTTTTAGTTATTTTTCAATTGACTATATTTATATCCAACCTGATATCAAAACCTAAACATTGGAAATAACCCAAGCCATAGAGCGCGCCAAAAACAATGACCAAAAAGCCTTTAATTTTTTATTGGATTCGTTTTGGGATCATGTTTATGGGTTTCAATTAAAGCGTGTTCAAAATGAAAATGATGCGGAAGATATTACCATTCAAACATTCTCCAAAGCATTCGATAAGATTGACACTTATAATAGCGATTACAATTTTAAAACCTGGCTTATTACCATTTCAAAAAACATTCATATTGATTTAATTCGGAAGCAAAAAAATTCCATTTCACAAAACATAGCTCGTAATGATGAGGATGGTTATCAGGATATTTTAGATGATTCGCCTTCACCCGAGGACAAATTAATCACCGAACAAAATTTAGCCAAACTACTTCGCGATATAAAAAAACTGAAACCACATTATCAAGAAGTGATTAATTTAAGATACTTTCAGGAGTTGAGTTATAAAGAAATTTCAGTAGAGATTAACGAGCCTATTAACAACGTGAAAGTTAAATTGCTACGTGCCAAGAAATTATTGGCTGAAATTATTCAAAACACCCGAGCTTAAGCCTATTATTGGGTTTTGTACTTTAACGAATTCAGCATTCATTTTCCATAATACTTTGTATCTTTGCAACGGAAAATTTAGTGTATGAAAACAGAAACAGTTTCAAATATTTTACCCGAAAGACAAGCTAAACCCAAATGGTTACGTGTGAAATTGCCTACAGGCAAAAAATACACGGAGTTACGGAGTTTAGTAGATAAATACAGCCTAAATACCATCTGCACCTCTGGAAGTTGTCCAAACATGGGTGAATGTTGGGGAGAAGGTACCGCAACCTTTATGATTTTAGGAAATGTCTGTACACGTTCTTGTGGTTTTTGTGGTGTAAAAACCGGTAGACCAGACACAGTAGATTGGGACGAACCCGAAAAAGTAGCGCGCTCCATTAAACTTATGAAAATTAAGCATGCCGTTTTAACTAGTGTAGATCGTGACGATTTAAAAGACATGGGTAGTATTATGTGGGCCGAAACGGTTAAATCTGTGAGACGCATGAATCCTGAAACGACACTAGAAACACTAATTCCAGATTTCCAAGGTGTGGAACAACATATAGATAGAATTATTGATGTGGCACCAGAAGTGGTAAGTCATAATATTGAAACCGTTCGCCGTTTAACACGCGAAGTACGTATTCAAGCTAAATACGACCGTAGTTTAGGTGTTTTAAAATATTTAAAATCTCAAGGACAACGACGTACTAAATCTGGTATTATGCTTGGTCTTGGTGAAGAACGTGAAGAAGTTATTGAAACACTTCATGATTTACGCGCAAATGATGTGGATGTTGTAACTATTGGTCAATATTTGCAACCTAGTAAAAAACACTTACCTGTTAAGCGTTTTATTATGCCAGATCAATTTGAAGAATATAAAGAAATTGGACTTGATCTAGGTTTCAGACATGTGGAAAGTAGCGCATTAGTACGTTCATCTTACAAAGCTCAAAAACATATTAATTAATGATTCGTATTGGTATTAATGGTTTCGGGAGAATAGGCAGACGTGTATTGCGCTTGCTTCATAATCATCCAGAACTGAAAGTGGTTGCAATAAATGATTTAGCCGACTCGAAAACGTTAAGTCACCTTTTAAAATACGATAGTATTCATGGCATTTTTCATGAGAACATCTCTCATGACGAACAACATATAATCATTAATGATAAAAAAATAGTTTTATCACACCACAACCATCCCAAAGATATTGATTGGAAAGCCTCTCAAGTTGATTATGTAATTGAATCTACTGGGAAATTTAAAACAAAAGATGCTTTAGAATGTCATATTGCAAATGGCGCCAAGCGTGTTGTTTTAAGTGTTCCTTCAGAAGATGATTCAATAAAAACCATTGTTTTAGGCATTAATGAATCTACTATTGATGGTACAGAAACCATTATTTCAAATGCATCATGCACCACAAATAATGCAGCCCCAATGATAGATGTTATCCATAAATTATGCGGCATAAAACAAGCCTACATAACAACGGTTCATTCCTATACTACAGACCAAAGTTTACATGATCAGCCACATCGCGATTTACGTCGCGCGCGGGCAGCTGGACAATCCATAGTACCAACAACAACAGGTGCAGCCAAAGCATTAACACGTATTTTCCCAGAGCTATCAGATGTTATTGGTGGCTGTGGCATTCGCGTTCCGGTAGCTAATGGTTCCTTAACAGACGTGACTCTAAATGTTGAAAAAACCGTGAGTATTGACATGGTTAATAATGCTTTTAAAAAGGCATCGGAAGGGTATTTAAAAAATGTACTAGCCTATACTGAAGATCCTATTGTATCCATTGATATAGTTGGAAATCCATACTCGTGTGTGTTCGATTCTCAAATGACTTCTGTCATCGGGAATATGGTTAAAATAATTGGATGGTATGATAATGAAACAGCCTATTCCCAAAGAATTATTGATTTAATCCGCTTTTTGTCGATAAAAACATAACCTTTATCGAAAAAAAAATTATATTTGTTCATAATAGTTACTCGAATTATGTCCCAGATATATAAATATATATACCTTATTTTCATGCTGTTAAGCTTTAGTCTTTCAGCACAAGTTGATATTAATGAAGATGAAGAATCTATTCAAATTAATATTGATTATAAAATAAACCAAGCACAACAGGATATTGAAAACAGCAATTTTTTTGAGTCACAAAAAAAACTAGAAGAAGCGCTCGTTCTTGCTGAAAAAATTAGCAGCAAAAAAAGCATTGGAATTATATATGCCAAGTTAGGCAAACTACAATATATAATTGAAGAGCCCGATGATGCGCTCATTAGCTTATTTAAGGCCAACGAAATCCAACGTATTATAAAAGACGATGTGAATCGTGCTGAAACCTACAAAACAATAGGTAATGTTTATAATAGCAAAAAAGATTACCGACAAGCTTTAGATTATTATGTATCCGCAAATACACTTTTTGACCAAGAAGGTCTGGATGATTTTGTAGCTGAAGTACTCCTCAACGAAGGTAAAACCCTTATTAAATTAAAAGACTATAAAAAAGCAAATAAGCAATTAGAAAAATCTATTGCTTTAGCCAATCGCTACGAATTAGATAAAATAAAAAGTAGCGGCATGATTCACAATGGGCTTGCTCTCACCTATCTAGACAAAAAACAAGCAGGTTTGGAATCTACTTTAAAAGGTGTTGAATTAGCAAAAGAATACAAGTTCAACACCGTACTTACCAATGGATATTTAATTTTAAGCGACTTAAATGAATTAAATGGCGACTATCAAGCGTCTTCTGAAAATTTAAAAAAATATATGAAGCTGTCGGATTCTTTGCTGCAAGTAAAACGGGCAAATTTATCACCAGAAAAGCGCATTAAAATTCTACTGAACAACCAAACGGAATTCCAAAAAGAACAAGCCGCAAATTTAGAAGAGAAAATCAAAGAAAACAATTTAAGTAAACTTACTACCATTTTAAGTATTGCCTTAATCACCATTCTTTCTTTACTTACGCTATCCTTATATAAAAACAATAATATTAGACTGAAAACCAACAACATGCTTCACATTAAAAACAGTGAACTTATTGTTGCCATGGAAAAAGCCGAATTGGCATCCAAAACCAAGGCCAACTTTCTATCTACTGTAACACATGAATTACGAACACCATTATACGCTGTAACAGGTTTAACGAATATGCTATTGGATGAAGATCCAAAACCAAATCAAATTCAGCATTTAAAATCGCTAAAATTTTCAGGGGAATACTTACTGACCTTTATTAACGATATTCTTCAGATTAATAAAATTGAAGCCAATAAAGTGGATGTTGAGCCCGAGAATTTCAACCTTAAAAAGAAAATGACCAATGTTATTGCAGCCTTAAATAATTCGGCAAGCGACAATAACACCCAATTACATTTGGAATACGACATGGATATTCCTGAAACCTATAATGCAGATCAGCTTAAAATTTCGCAAATCCTGATTAATTTAATAGGCAATTCCATCAAGTTTACTAAAGATGGTGATATCTGGATTCGTGCTAAAAAGCTCAAGCAAGATGGTGATTATTATACCATTCGTTTTGAAGTAGAAGATAACGGAATAGGTATTAGTAAAGAAAAGCAAGAACGTCTTTTTGAAAGTTTCTCTCAAGGTTCCATACAAATTAATAGAAAATATGGCGGAACTGGTTTAGGCTTATCTATTGTAAAAGGATTAATTGATATTTTAAAGGGAAATATTTATCTAAAAAGTGAAATTGGAAAAGGTTCTAATTTTATTTTTGAAGTTCCTATGAAATATGCAGCTCCTGTTGCCAAACCTAAAAAAATAGAGTATTTCAATAATGTTACAGAAATTGATTTGGAAAACATAAAAATATTAGTTGTTGAGGATAATAAGATCAACCAAATGATCACGAAAAAAATCCTTAACAAAATGAAACTAAATTGTGAAATAGTAGATAATGGCGAAGAAGCTGTTGAAAAAGTACGAACTGAAGCGTTTGATGTTGTTTTAATGGATATTCACATGCCAGGAATTAGCGGACTTGAAGCAACGAAGCGTATCAGGAAATTCAATCCAGATTTAACCATTTTTGCACTAACGGCTGTAACTATTGAAGATAAAATGCATGAATTTGATGAAGCTGGATTTACAGATATTATTTCAAAACCTTTCAAACAAGAAGATTTTGAGAAAAAACTTTTTGAAACATTAATAGAAAATAAAGAATCCAAATCTGTTTAATTACCAGATTCTACATAATTCATAACATGATTTTTAAAAATTTCATGTTCATGAACCGTAGCCTTAATTGGTAAGTAAAATAATTTTTCACGCAGACTTTCAAACCCTTTTAAGCGCATAAAGTCCTTTTCTGTTGTTAGTAATAATTCTCGGTGTTTCAATCGTGCTATATCCGCATCTGTAAACGCGTGATGATCGGGAAAATCCAGATGTTCAAATTGTAACCCTTTATTTTTTAAATGCAACACCAACGGATTGGCATTTGCAATTCCTGTCACTAAAGTAAATGGTTCAAGGCTCAATAAAGCGCGAGAGGTTTCTTCTGAAAAAACATCTTCTGAATAATCTATAGTACTAAAAAACACTTTTTGATTTGCCTCTGGTTTCAATTTTAAAACAATCCCTTCTTTTTCTGAATCCGAAATATTATTTGGACATTTCGTTACCACAATTAGTTGAGCACGTTTAGCACCTTGTTTTGGTTCACGCAAATTACCCGTAGGTAAAACCCAATCATCAGCATATAAATCCTGATATGTAGTAAGCAAAATATTAAAACCCGCCTTTACTTTCCGATGTTGAAAAGCATCATCCAACAAAATTACATCTGGTTTTTCAGATAAATTTATTAAGTTCTCAATACCACGTTGCCTATTAGAATCTACAGCAACTTGAACATTTTTATGAAACTTACTAAAAAACTGAAACGGCTCATCTCCCAAGGTTTTGGCTGTATCCAATTGATTTGCCAAACGAAATCCTTCTGTTTCTCTTTTATAACCACGACTTAAAGTTGCCACTTTATAAGAGTCCTTTAGCAGCCGAATTAAAAGCTCAAT
Above is a window of Bizionia sp. M204 DNA encoding:
- a CDS encoding PDZ domain-containing protein; translated protein: MVNIRPNSPAQLIGLQLGDVILEVNGSDVEKYTLQEVIQLFKGPDGKKITMRVERQGKPFLYEFYLKDLLN
- a CDS encoding retropepsin-like aspartic protease produces the protein MKRTKFIFVVLTLLVGFNLQSEEQAFQFIDGKTSDKIHFQLINNLIVIPIVVNNMTLSFILDSGVTKPILFDNLNGLEVLNSENKESFFLKGLGDGLVVEAVKSTQNKIEIGKAVKHHQTIFAIYNGSMDYTPKLGVPIHGIIGYDVFKDFVVDINYRSKYIKLSKPKRQDGDLCRKCEKIPLKFHNSKPYIIAEVTIENKQIPVKMLLDTGASDALWLFEDASKDIVSTDNYFQDFLGYGLSGGLYGKRSKVEALTINSFILNESLVAFPTGESIETLKKIKDRNGTIGAEVLKRFHVTFNYKESYLILKKNANFNKAFSYNKSGIDIEHHGVRLIKNYNYKLENGRLVYEQTPAATNYITNVNPQNDFRLVTVPAF
- a CDS encoding pyridoxal phosphate-dependent aminotransferase; the protein is MPKISQKGALMPQSPIRKLVPFAEAAYKKGKTVYHLNIGQPDIKTPEVALDAVKINSLEILAYTRSEGSDEYRNKIANYYSKHDINVAKEDIIVTTGGSEALLFAFGSIMDVDDEVIIPEPFYANYNGFSTASGVNIVPVISKIEDNFALPPIEAFEKLITPKTKAILICNPGNPTGYLYTKEEIKKLAEIVIKHDLFLIADEVYREFAYDGITHYSIMQEDNLKDHAIMIDSVSKRYSMCGARIGCLVSKNNDVIATALKFAQARLSPPTLAQIASEAALETPQSYFDEVKTEYVSRRDILIAELEKIDGVKVAKPKGAFYCIVELPVKNSDAFAQWLLEDFEIDGETIMVAPAAGFYSTPGVGLNQIRIAYVLNKESLVKAVRILKEALKVYKD
- the murB gene encoding UDP-N-acetylmuramate dehydrogenase, which gives rise to MQISHNISLKPFNTFGLDATAKHFVSVNTIAELQSVLALPNYPEKFILGGGSNMLLTKNMDALVIHVNLKGITVVSENENSVTIKANAGENWHEFVLWCLDHDFGGLENLSLIPGNVGTAPIQNIGAYGIELKDSFVSCDALEMASSKIKTFNKADCQFDYRNSIFKQEAKGQFVICNVTFQLTKNAHKLHTNYGAISSQLSEMGIKNPTIQDISKAVIAIRQSKLPDPKVIGNSGSFFKNPIVSTKFYQALKLQFPDAPGYVISDVEVKVPAGWLIEKAGFKGKRFGDYGVHKKQALVLVNYGNANGSDILKLAKLIQTTIHRLFNIEIEAEVNII
- a CDS encoding RNA polymerase sigma factor, whose product is MSTPIEDEIVGLLKKGDKRAISLLYENYGDALFGVISKVLTDSDLAQDALQETFIKVWKKAKTYDSKKAKLFTWLYRIAYNTAIDKVRSYNNKASKEIQIDASDVYTLTGDSLNQDVLDIQKHLSSIDEKYQIVINALFFEGMTQQEASDELEIPLGTIKSRLKIGLRELKKIYDPEIK
- a CDS encoding anti-sigma factor is translated as MNDKITTFLNSDLLEKYLIGQTTSVETETVESYISKYPEVEQAYNTMQNQLELVAQSQAIEAPKAILNSILNTLDEETPVIPLNKPRTRKKWFQLSIAASVIAIMFASTTYIFFQQNQLLKIENQKIADEIYDRLDDLDQKNMRLDEIMRQMKQLNNPETEKYIINGNNRAKNLKTVAYINPKEKTSMIDVVSLPQLPEEQCYQIWAELEDKMVNLGILNEGDRQLKSIPYTEDALALSITIEQRGSKLSATKENSVAEITLNK
- a CDS encoding membrane or secreted protein, whose protein sequence is MKLFLITLALLGIAVAGIAIKLWAKKDGKFAGTCASQNPMINTTGESCGFCGKTPDQFENCNEPQHS
- a CDS encoding glycosyltransferase; this encodes MLVLDVLYYVFIIVACFQVCYFLFFFSPFAFQKESIPSTKNIPISVIICAKNEAENLKKFLPTVIAQNYSNFEIVLINDASYDNTLEVMEAFAEKHSNIKIVDVKNNEAFWANKKYALTLGIKSAKNNHLLFTDADCKPVSNNWISQMSAHFSAEKSIVLGYGGYYKIKNSFLNKIIRFETLLTAIQYLSFARMGLPYMGVGRNLAYTKDDFFKASGFMKHMYIRSGDDDLFINEIATATNTSVCVSKESFTMSNPKTTFKSWVTQKKRHITTASHYKTSHIAVLASFYASQLLFWVSGIVLLSFLFNWEVVLVFIGLRFMSQLVIVSFISKKLDEQDLMPFLPFLEFFLVIFQLTIFISNLISKPKHWK
- a CDS encoding RNA polymerase sigma factor, coding for MEITQAIERAKNNDQKAFNFLLDSFWDHVYGFQLKRVQNENDAEDITIQTFSKAFDKIDTYNSDYNFKTWLITISKNIHIDLIRKQKNSISQNIARNDEDGYQDILDDSPSPEDKLITEQNLAKLLRDIKKLKPHYQEVINLRYFQELSYKEISVEINEPINNVKVKLLRAKKLLAEIIQNTRA
- the lipA gene encoding lipoyl synthase, yielding MKTETVSNILPERQAKPKWLRVKLPTGKKYTELRSLVDKYSLNTICTSGSCPNMGECWGEGTATFMILGNVCTRSCGFCGVKTGRPDTVDWDEPEKVARSIKLMKIKHAVLTSVDRDDLKDMGSIMWAETVKSVRRMNPETTLETLIPDFQGVEQHIDRIIDVAPEVVSHNIETVRRLTREVRIQAKYDRSLGVLKYLKSQGQRRTKSGIMLGLGEEREEVIETLHDLRANDVDVVTIGQYLQPSKKHLPVKRFIMPDQFEEYKEIGLDLGFRHVESSALVRSSYKAQKHIN
- the gap gene encoding type I glyceraldehyde-3-phosphate dehydrogenase, translating into MIRIGINGFGRIGRRVLRLLHNHPELKVVAINDLADSKTLSHLLKYDSIHGIFHENISHDEQHIIINDKKIVLSHHNHPKDIDWKASQVDYVIESTGKFKTKDALECHIANGAKRVVLSVPSEDDSIKTIVLGINESTIDGTETIISNASCTTNNAAPMIDVIHKLCGIKQAYITTVHSYTTDQSLHDQPHRDLRRARAAGQSIVPTTTGAAKALTRIFPELSDVIGGCGIRVPVANGSLTDVTLNVEKTVSIDMVNNAFKKASEGYLKNVLAYTEDPIVSIDIVGNPYSCVFDSQMTSVIGNMVKIIGWYDNETAYSQRIIDLIRFLSIKT